A portion of the Stella humosa genome contains these proteins:
- a CDS encoding Zn-ribbon domain-containing OB-fold protein has translation MTYAKPLPVPDPDSAHFWAGCRSHRLLIQRCRACGTHRFPAGPVCAQCRSREADWIEASGKATVFSWIVVRHPVPRDLYQDEVPYIVALVTLEEGPRMATNIVDCAPEAVAAGMPLSVVFHHATADISLPRFRPVQPGTH, from the coding sequence ATGACCTATGCCAAGCCCCTGCCGGTTCCCGATCCCGATTCCGCCCATTTCTGGGCCGGCTGCCGGTCGCACCGCCTGCTGATCCAGCGCTGCCGCGCCTGCGGCACCCACCGCTTCCCGGCGGGGCCTGTCTGCGCGCAATGCCGCTCGCGCGAGGCCGACTGGATCGAGGCATCGGGAAAGGCCACCGTCTTCAGCTGGATCGTGGTCCGCCACCCGGTGCCGCGCGACCTCTACCAGGACGAGGTGCCCTACATCGTGGCCCTGGTGACGCTGGAGGAAGGGCCGCGCATGGCGACCAACATCGTCGACTGCGCGCCGGAGGCCGTGGCGGCCGGCATGCCGCTGTCGGTCGTCTTCCATCACGCCACCGCCGACATTTCGCTGCCGCGCTTCCGCCCGGTGCAGCCGGGAACGCATTGA
- a CDS encoding thiolase C-terminal domain-containing protein yields the protein MSKWQLRDKYCIAGIGSTAFSKASGRTVLDLASEACLGALDDAGMSPDEIDGIVSFHFNDSVPAIAVATQLGVPAVRYAVDTAGGGNAANLIVLQAIAAIEAGLAENVLCYRAMNGRSGFRLGGGRDMSAHGITQYTAPFGWITYPQAMAMWCRRHMIEYGTTAEQLGQVAVTMRANAVLNERAMQRQPMSMDDYMASRFIVDPFRLYDICLESDGACAVLVTRAERARDLRQTPVHIMGGAYGGGPSQGEDLFDALRWPDHSHNYARYIAADLWGKAGVGPADVDVAEIYDCFTYSVLMQLEGLGFCREGEGGPFVADGNIARDGSLPVNTHGGLLSEAYIHGFNHVIEAVSQLRGHAGARQVPDAEIALTTAGAMTCGSALVLRR from the coding sequence ATGTCCAAGTGGCAGCTCCGGGACAAGTATTGCATCGCCGGCATCGGCTCGACCGCCTTCTCCAAGGCGTCGGGCCGCACCGTGCTCGACCTTGCGAGCGAGGCCTGCCTGGGCGCGCTCGACGATGCCGGCATGTCGCCCGACGAGATCGACGGCATCGTCAGTTTCCACTTCAATGACTCGGTGCCGGCGATCGCGGTCGCGACCCAGTTGGGCGTGCCGGCGGTGCGCTACGCGGTCGACACGGCCGGCGGCGGCAACGCCGCCAACCTCATCGTCCTCCAGGCGATCGCCGCGATCGAGGCGGGCCTGGCCGAGAACGTGCTGTGCTATCGCGCCATGAACGGCCGGTCGGGCTTCCGGCTGGGCGGCGGGCGCGACATGTCGGCCCATGGCATCACCCAGTACACGGCCCCCTTCGGCTGGATCACCTATCCCCAGGCGATGGCGATGTGGTGCCGGCGGCACATGATCGAATACGGCACGACCGCCGAGCAATTGGGCCAGGTCGCCGTCACCATGCGGGCCAATGCCGTCCTCAACGAGCGCGCCATGCAGCGCCAGCCGATGTCGATGGACGACTACATGGCCTCGCGCTTCATCGTCGACCCGTTCCGCCTCTACGACATCTGCCTGGAATCGGATGGTGCCTGCGCGGTGCTGGTCACCCGCGCCGAGCGCGCCCGCGACCTGCGCCAGACGCCGGTCCACATCATGGGCGGGGCCTATGGCGGCGGCCCCAGCCAGGGCGAGGACCTGTTCGACGCCCTGCGCTGGCCCGACCATTCGCACAACTATGCCCGCTACATCGCGGCCGACCTGTGGGGCAAGGCCGGGGTCGGCCCGGCCGATGTCGACGTGGCCGAGATCTATGACTGCTTCACCTACAGCGTGCTGATGCAGCTGGAGGGCCTGGGCTTCTGCCGGGAAGGCGAGGGTGGCCCGTTCGTGGCCGACGGCAACATCGCCCGCGACGGGTCGCTGCCGGTCAACACCCACGGCGGCCTGCTGTCGGAGGCCTACATCCACGGCTTCAACCATGTGATCGAGGCGGTCAGCCAGTTGCGCGGCCATGCCGGCGCCCGCCAGGTGCCGGATGCCGAGATCGCGCTGACGACGGCCGGCGCCATGACCTGCGGCAGCGCGCTCGTGCTGCGGCGCTGA
- a CDS encoding enoyl-CoA hydratase/isomerase family protein: MNFERIGYEAADGRATITFRQPDRMNPLDGSTVKELRRAVATAEADPALRAVVITGSGRAFSAGGDLAGYISLYRDTAGFRAFLEDFFELGTAIERSRLVYIAAINGFCVAGGLELMLACDLAIAAREAKIGDGHLNFGQLPGAGGSQRLPRAIGAQRAKLLLLSGRLVDGVEAERIGLVAEAVPLADLATHVDTLVAGLMERSRAGIEGMKHLVNQGLRGSFADGLRMEVDYVHRYATSEPDATEGLVAFQEKRRPRFGA, translated from the coding sequence ATGAATTTCGAGCGCATCGGCTACGAGGCCGCGGACGGCCGGGCCACCATCACCTTCCGCCAGCCGGACCGGATGAACCCGCTCGACGGGTCGACGGTGAAGGAACTGCGCCGGGCCGTGGCGACGGCGGAGGCCGACCCGGCCCTGCGCGCGGTCGTCATCACCGGGTCGGGGCGCGCCTTCTCGGCCGGCGGCGACCTGGCAGGGTACATCTCGCTCTATCGCGACACGGCGGGCTTCCGGGCCTTCCTGGAGGATTTCTTCGAGCTCGGCACCGCGATCGAGCGCTCGCGGCTCGTTTACATCGCCGCCATCAACGGCTTCTGCGTCGCGGGCGGCCTGGAGCTGATGCTGGCCTGCGACCTGGCGATCGCCGCGCGGGAAGCGAAGATCGGCGACGGCCACCTGAATTTCGGCCAGCTCCCGGGCGCCGGCGGGTCGCAGCGCCTGCCGCGGGCGATCGGCGCGCAGCGGGCCAAGCTGCTGCTGCTGAGCGGGCGACTGGTCGACGGGGTGGAGGCCGAGCGCATCGGCCTGGTCGCCGAGGCGGTGCCGCTGGCCGACCTCGCCACCCATGTCGACACGCTGGTCGCCGGCCTGATGGAGCGCAGCCGCGCCGGCATCGAGGGCATGAAGCATCTGGTGAACCAGGGCCTTCGCGGATCGTTCGCCGACGGCCTGCGGATGGAGGTCGACTACGTCCATCGCTATGCCACCAGCGAGCCCGACGCGACCGAGGGGCTGGTGGCATTCCAGGAAAAGCGGCGCCCGCGCTTCGGCGCCTGA
- a CDS encoding acyl-CoA dehydrogenase family protein: MADRSFLDWPFFEPRHRDLAGRLEDWARDAIGTGVHPHVDVDQECRRLVRLLGDAGWLALAVPEGGAEALDVRTLCLVRETLARHSGLADFAFAMQGLGTGPISLFGDAALRDRYLAPVRAGQRIAAFALSEPDAGSDVAAMTTTATRVAGGWRLDGCKTWISNGGIADHYVVFARSGEAPGTRGISAFVVDADTPGLSIAERIQVIAPHPLATLAFDNCVVPDGNRLGEAGQGFKVAMATLDIFRSTVGAAALGFARRALDEAVDRVRVRPMGGRLLADQQMTQARLADMATEIDAAALLVYRAAWTRDVAGRPPTREAAMAKLYATEAAQRVVDGAVQLFGGLGVTVGVKVEELYREIRALRIYEGASEVQKLVIARQVLGTKR, encoded by the coding sequence ATGGCCGACCGCAGCTTCCTCGACTGGCCGTTCTTCGAGCCCCGCCACCGCGACCTGGCCGGCCGGCTCGAGGACTGGGCGCGGGATGCGATCGGCACCGGCGTGCATCCCCATGTCGACGTCGACCAGGAGTGCCGGCGGCTGGTCCGCCTGCTGGGCGATGCCGGCTGGCTCGCTCTGGCGGTGCCGGAGGGCGGGGCGGAGGCGTTGGACGTGCGCACCCTCTGCCTGGTGCGCGAGACGCTGGCCCGCCATTCCGGCCTGGCCGACTTCGCCTTCGCCATGCAGGGGCTGGGCACCGGGCCGATCAGCCTCTTCGGCGATGCGGCCCTGCGCGACCGCTACCTGGCGCCGGTGCGCGCCGGCCAGCGAATCGCCGCCTTTGCCCTGTCGGAGCCGGATGCCGGGTCGGACGTGGCGGCGATGACGACGACCGCCACGCGGGTGGCGGGCGGCTGGCGGCTCGACGGCTGCAAGACCTGGATCTCCAACGGCGGCATCGCCGATCATTACGTCGTCTTCGCCCGCTCGGGCGAGGCGCCCGGCACGCGCGGCATCTCGGCCTTCGTGGTCGATGCGGACACGCCCGGCCTCTCCATCGCCGAGCGGATCCAGGTGATCGCCCCCCATCCGCTGGCGACGCTGGCCTTCGACAACTGCGTCGTGCCCGACGGCAACCGCCTGGGCGAGGCGGGCCAGGGCTTCAAGGTGGCGATGGCGACGCTCGACATCTTCCGCTCCACGGTCGGAGCGGCCGCGCTGGGCTTCGCCCGGCGAGCCCTCGACGAGGCGGTCGACCGGGTGCGGGTGCGGCCGATGGGCGGCCGGCTGCTGGCCGACCAGCAGATGACCCAGGCCCGCCTGGCCGACATGGCGACCGAGATCGATGCCGCCGCCCTGCTGGTCTATCGTGCGGCCTGGACCCGCGACGTCGCCGGCCGGCCGCCGACCCGCGAGGCGGCGATGGCCAAGCTCTACGCGACCGAGGCGGCCCAGCGGGTGGTCGACGGCGCGGTCCAGCTCTTCGGCGGCCTCGGCGTCACCGTCGGGGTGAAGGTCGAGGAGCTCTACCGCGAAATCCGGGCCTTGCGGATCTATGAAGGGGCGAGCGAAGTGCAGAAACTGGTGATCGCCCGCCAGGTGCTGGGGACGAAGCGATGA
- a CDS encoding PaaI family thioesterase, translating to MTDAPHADEGWRPLAAGGGFLAAVGPLLWRREPDGLAMGFRVGAHHCNPVGACHGGMLMTLADVVMGFGLGDRLGEDRFVPTIGMTADFLAPAPQGRLVWGRVEVLRQGRRTGFAQCLLRTGRDDIVMRASGVFQLDRPADPGVSPAALFAES from the coding sequence GTGACTGATGCTCCGCATGCCGATGAGGGCTGGCGGCCGCTGGCGGCCGGCGGGGGGTTCCTCGCCGCCGTCGGGCCGTTGCTGTGGCGACGCGAGCCGGACGGCCTCGCCATGGGCTTCCGGGTCGGCGCCCACCATTGCAACCCGGTTGGCGCCTGCCATGGCGGCATGTTGATGACGCTGGCCGACGTGGTCATGGGCTTCGGGCTTGGCGACCGGCTGGGCGAGGACCGCTTCGTGCCGACGATCGGCATGACGGCCGATTTCCTGGCGCCCGCGCCGCAGGGCCGGCTGGTTTGGGGGCGGGTGGAGGTGCTGCGCCAGGGGCGGCGCACCGGCTTTGCGCAATGCCTGCTGCGTACCGGCCGCGATGATATCGTCATGCGGGCGAGCGGCGTCTTCCAGCTCGACCGGCCGGCCGACCCGGGTGTCTCCCCCGCAGCCCTCTTCGCGGAATCCTGA
- a CDS encoding enoyl-CoA hydratase family protein, whose protein sequence is MALAFDSNRIDFATYQPKHFLWSLDGKVATITLNRPERKNPLTFESYAELRDTFRELAYADNVKTVVVTGAGGNFCSGGDVHEIIGPLVRMQEAGDMRGLLDFTRMTGDLVKAMRACPQTIVAAIDGICAGAGAIIAMASDLRVGTPESKVAFLFVRVGLAGADMGACNILPRIIGSGRAAELLYTGRAMDGAEAERWGFYNRLVAGDQVLAEATKLATSLAAGPTFAHAMTKRCIHQEWSMTIDDAIEAEAQAQAICMQTQDYGRAYRAFVAKERPVFQGD, encoded by the coding sequence ATGGCGCTCGCCTTCGACAGCAACCGCATCGACTTCGCCACCTACCAGCCCAAGCACTTCCTGTGGTCCCTGGACGGCAAGGTCGCCACCATCACGCTGAACCGGCCGGAGCGGAAGAACCCGCTGACGTTCGAATCCTATGCCGAACTGCGCGACACCTTCCGCGAACTGGCCTACGCCGACAACGTGAAGACGGTCGTCGTCACCGGCGCCGGCGGCAATTTCTGCTCGGGCGGCGACGTGCATGAGATCATCGGCCCGCTGGTCCGCATGCAGGAGGCGGGCGACATGCGCGGCCTGCTGGACTTCACCCGCATGACCGGCGACCTGGTGAAGGCGATGCGCGCCTGCCCGCAGACGATCGTGGCCGCCATCGACGGCATCTGCGCGGGTGCGGGCGCCATCATCGCCATGGCATCCGACCTGCGCGTCGGCACGCCCGAGAGCAAGGTGGCGTTCCTGTTCGTGCGCGTCGGGCTGGCGGGGGCGGACATGGGGGCGTGCAACATCCTGCCTCGGATCATCGGGTCCGGCCGGGCGGCCGAGTTGCTCTACACCGGCCGCGCCATGGATGGCGCCGAGGCCGAGCGCTGGGGCTTCTACAACCGCCTGGTGGCCGGCGACCAGGTGCTGGCCGAGGCAACCAAGCTCGCCACCTCGCTGGCTGCCGGGCCGACCTTCGCCCATGCCATGACCAAGCGCTGCATCCACCAGGAATGGAGCATGACCATCGACGACGCGATCGAGGCCGAGGCCCAGGCCCAGGCGATCTGCATGCAGACGCAGGACTATGGCCGCGCCTATCGCGCCTTTGTCGCCAAGGAACGCCCTGTCTTCCAGGGTGACTGA
- a CDS encoding SDR family NAD(P)-dependent oxidoreductase — protein MEMAGKNVVVTGASSGIGRATALLLGREGARVFGGDIDQEGGRKTEAMAAEQGVKFEYIPLDLTDPAGVNAFAADVHARIGGPVDGLVNAAGWDRIQPFIDNTPEMWERVVQINLMGAVRLTRAVLEPMMAAQKGKIVHVASDAGRVGSMGETVYAAAKGGLIAFTKSLAREMARHKINVNCVCPGPTDTPLFQAQPEKMRDALTRAIPFRRIAQPEEIGEAVTFFLGRRSDYITGQVLSVSGGLTMVD, from the coding sequence ATGGAAATGGCAGGCAAGAACGTCGTCGTCACCGGCGCCTCGTCGGGCATCGGCCGGGCGACAGCGCTGCTGCTGGGGCGCGAGGGTGCGCGCGTGTTCGGTGGCGACATCGACCAGGAGGGCGGCCGCAAGACCGAGGCGATGGCGGCCGAGCAGGGGGTGAAGTTCGAGTACATCCCGCTCGACCTGACCGACCCGGCCGGCGTCAACGCCTTCGCAGCCGATGTGCATGCCCGCATCGGCGGGCCGGTCGACGGGCTGGTGAACGCCGCCGGCTGGGACCGCATCCAGCCCTTCATCGACAATACGCCCGAGATGTGGGAGCGCGTCGTCCAGATCAACCTGATGGGTGCCGTCCGCCTGACCCGCGCGGTGCTGGAACCGATGATGGCCGCCCAGAAGGGCAAGATCGTGCATGTGGCGAGCGATGCCGGCCGCGTCGGCAGCATGGGCGAGACGGTCTATGCCGCGGCCAAGGGCGGCCTCATCGCCTTCACCAAGTCGCTGGCGCGCGAGATGGCGCGGCACAAGATCAACGTCAACTGCGTCTGCCCGGGGCCGACCGATACCCCGCTGTTCCAGGCCCAGCCCGAGAAGATGCGCGACGCGCTGACCCGCGCCATCCCCTTCCGCCGGATCGCCCAGCCCGAGGAGATCGGCGAGGCCGTGACCTTCTTCCTCGGCCGCCGCTCCGACTACATCACGGGCCAAGTGCTGAGCGTCAGCGGCGGCCTGACGATGGTCGACTGA
- a CDS encoding enoyl-CoA hydratase/isomerase family protein, which yields MQHLEIADRVATLTLDRPPANAINAAWVAGFHARLDELAARDDWNLLHVRSALRLFSAGADLKDMRAQYGSPEGRAAFQVGVRAMQVLFQRIEDLPRPSLAEIGGHAMGGGFELALACTFRIAAHEIQLGLPEVRLGLLPGAGGTQRLTRLVGRAVAERLILGAETVDGATAERLGLVQWSAPLADLPAAAGAIARRLADLPPHAMAEARACIAAALDPAVDGFAREVSGGAALLETTETRALVARFLDRKG from the coding sequence ATGCAGCATCTGGAGATAGCCGACCGCGTCGCCACGCTGACTCTCGACCGCCCGCCCGCCAACGCCATCAATGCGGCCTGGGTCGCAGGTTTCCACGCCCGGCTGGACGAGCTGGCGGCGCGCGACGACTGGAACCTGCTGCATGTCCGCTCGGCCCTGCGGCTGTTCTCGGCCGGGGCCGACCTGAAGGACATGCGCGCGCAATATGGATCGCCCGAGGGGCGGGCCGCCTTCCAGGTCGGCGTGCGGGCGATGCAGGTGCTGTTCCAGCGCATCGAGGACCTGCCGCGCCCGTCCCTGGCGGAGATCGGCGGCCATGCCATGGGCGGCGGCTTCGAGCTGGCGCTCGCCTGTACCTTCCGCATCGCCGCGCACGAGATCCAGCTTGGCCTGCCGGAAGTGCGCCTCGGCCTACTGCCGGGCGCCGGCGGCACCCAGCGCCTGACCCGCCTGGTCGGCCGTGCGGTGGCCGAGCGCCTGATTCTGGGGGCGGAGACCGTGGACGGGGCGACCGCCGAACGTCTGGGCCTGGTGCAATGGTCGGCCCCTCTGGCCGACCTGCCGGCCGCGGCCGGCGCCATTGCGCGCCGCCTGGCCGACCTGCCGCCGCATGCGATGGCCGAGGCGCGCGCCTGCATCGCGGCAGCGCTGGACCCGGCCGTCGACGGCTTCGCCCGCGAGGTGTCGGGCGGGGCCGCACTCTTGGAAACGACCGAAACGCGGGCGCTGGTCGCCCGCTTCCTCGACCGGAAGGGCTGA
- a CDS encoding NADPH:quinone oxidoreductase family protein, which yields MKALLVEKFGQPDEMVLRDLPDPVPAAGELLVEIHAIGLNFPDLLVIGGTYQTLPPLPFAPGKELAGVVRALGAGVTGFRVGDRVAAQVESGAFAELAAIPAAHCYPVPAGLSTVRAAGMGLVYQTSWFSLTDRARLRPGEWVLVTGAAGGVGIAAVELAKAMGARVVAGLTTMAKADFVRRHGADAVVDLGMADLRDGLRRAVHEATDGHGADVVIDPVGGPVFEAALRAMAWDGRLVVVGFTAGAIPSVKANYLLIKHITVTGIHWSDYRDRDPARVARAQAEMFAMAAAGRLDPPVMATFPLERAADALAEIAGRRVEGKLVLVTDAGRAAGAE from the coding sequence ATGAAGGCCCTCCTCGTCGAGAAGTTCGGCCAGCCGGATGAGATGGTTCTCCGCGACCTGCCCGACCCCGTGCCGGCGGCGGGCGAACTGCTGGTCGAGATCCACGCCATCGGCCTCAACTTCCCCGACCTGCTGGTGATCGGCGGCACCTACCAGACCCTGCCGCCGCTGCCCTTCGCGCCGGGCAAGGAACTGGCGGGCGTGGTCCGTGCGCTCGGGGCCGGCGTGACCGGATTCCGGGTTGGCGACCGGGTGGCGGCCCAGGTGGAATCCGGCGCCTTCGCCGAACTGGCCGCCATTCCGGCCGCCCATTGCTACCCGGTGCCGGCCGGCCTCTCGACCGTGCGCGCGGCCGGCATGGGGCTGGTCTACCAGACCTCCTGGTTCTCGCTCACCGATCGCGCCCGCTTGCGGCCCGGCGAATGGGTGCTGGTGACGGGGGCGGCGGGCGGCGTCGGCATCGCTGCGGTCGAACTGGCCAAGGCCATGGGTGCGCGCGTCGTGGCCGGCCTCACCACCATGGCCAAGGCCGATTTCGTGCGCCGCCACGGCGCCGACGCGGTGGTCGACCTCGGCATGGCCGACCTGCGCGACGGGCTGCGCCGCGCGGTCCATGAAGCGACCGATGGGCACGGCGCTGATGTCGTCATTGACCCGGTTGGCGGGCCGGTGTTCGAGGCGGCCTTGCGGGCGATGGCCTGGGACGGGCGGCTGGTCGTCGTCGGCTTTACCGCCGGGGCGATCCCGTCGGTGAAGGCCAACTACCTGCTGATCAAGCACATCACCGTCACCGGCATCCATTGGAGCGACTATCGCGACCGCGACCCCGCGCGGGTCGCCAGGGCGCAGGCGGAAATGTTCGCCATGGCCGCGGCCGGCCGGCTCGACCCGCCGGTGATGGCGACCTTCCCGCTGGAGCGCGCAGCCGATGCCCTGGCCGAGATCGCCGGCCGCCGGGTCGAGGGCAAGCTGGTGCTGGTGACCGATGCCGGTCGCGCCGCCGGGGCGGAGTAG
- a CDS encoding acyl-CoA dehydrogenase family protein, which translates to MILAEEHLLVRDMARSFAQAALAPNAAAWEEARAVPRAVLGEMGRLGLLGMTVPEEWGGSGADYIAYALALIEIAAGNGAVSTMMSGHNSVGCMPLLDHGTPAQKERWLRPMARGELLVAFCLTEPQGGSDAGAIRTRAVRTNGGWKISGVKQYITSGSTADMAIVFAVTDPDQGKRGLSGFLVPTDNPGYRVGRVEKKMGQSASDTCEIILDGVEVDADALLGAEGGGYRIALANLEGGRIGIAAQSVGMARAALDLAVAYAKERVTFGKPIAAHQAVGFRLADMATHLAAAEQLVLHAAALKSAGQPCLVEASMAKLFASEAAERICRDAIQTFGGAGYMADMGVERIYRDVRVAMIYEGTNDIQRLVINRALTGH; encoded by the coding sequence TTGATCCTGGCCGAAGAGCATCTGCTCGTCCGCGACATGGCGCGGTCCTTCGCGCAGGCCGCACTGGCGCCCAATGCTGCTGCCTGGGAAGAGGCGCGCGCCGTGCCGCGCGCGGTCCTGGGGGAGATGGGGCGGCTCGGCCTGCTCGGCATGACGGTGCCCGAGGAGTGGGGCGGGTCTGGGGCCGACTATATCGCCTATGCCCTGGCGCTGATCGAGATCGCGGCCGGCAACGGCGCGGTCTCGACGATGATGAGCGGGCACAATTCGGTCGGCTGCATGCCGCTGCTGGACCATGGCACGCCCGCGCAGAAGGAACGCTGGCTCAGGCCGATGGCCAGGGGCGAGCTGCTCGTCGCCTTCTGCCTGACCGAGCCGCAGGGCGGGTCGGATGCGGGCGCGATCCGGACCCGAGCGGTGCGCACCAACGGCGGCTGGAAGATCAGCGGCGTCAAGCAGTACATCACCTCGGGCTCGACGGCCGACATGGCGATCGTCTTCGCCGTGACCGACCCCGACCAGGGCAAGCGCGGCCTGTCCGGCTTCCTGGTGCCGACCGACAATCCGGGCTACCGGGTCGGCCGGGTCGAGAAGAAGATGGGCCAGTCGGCGTCCGACACCTGCGAGATCATCCTGGACGGGGTCGAGGTCGATGCCGACGCGCTGCTGGGTGCCGAGGGTGGCGGCTATCGTATCGCGCTGGCCAACCTCGAGGGTGGGCGCATCGGTATTGCCGCCCAGTCGGTCGGTATGGCGCGGGCCGCACTCGACCTGGCGGTCGCCTATGCCAAGGAGCGCGTCACCTTCGGCAAGCCGATCGCCGCCCACCAGGCCGTCGGCTTCCGGCTGGCCGACATGGCGACGCACCTGGCCGCCGCCGAGCAGCTCGTCCTCCATGCCGCCGCCCTGAAAAGTGCCGGCCAGCCCTGCCTGGTCGAGGCCTCGATGGCCAAGCTGTTCGCGTCCGAGGCGGCCGAGCGTATCTGCCGCGACGCCATCCAGACCTTCGGCGGCGCCGGATACATGGCTGACATGGGGGTCGAGCGCATCTATCGCGACGTCCGCGTGGCGATGATCTACGAGGGCACCAACGACATCCAGCGCCTGGTCATCAACCGCGCGCTGACCGGCCATTGA
- a CDS encoding amino acid transporter codes for MSLIQNEQAKLTGTFLNGTAIAALVAGTIAPFASLLYGVNPPVASPVGVVASAGTLILVGVALHILARSLLRKLKQ; via the coding sequence GTGAGTCTGATCCAGAACGAACAGGCGAAACTGACCGGGACCTTCCTGAACGGGACGGCCATCGCCGCTCTGGTGGCCGGCACGATCGCGCCGTTCGCGTCACTTCTCTATGGAGTGAACCCACCGGTGGCCTCACCGGTCGGCGTTGTAGCCAGCGCCGGTACTTTGATTCTGGTCGGAGTAGCCTTACATATTCTCGCAAGAAGCTTGCTGCGGAAACTAAAGCAATGA
- a CDS encoding benzoate/H(+) symporter BenE family transporter, producing the protein MLRTFSLQAATAGTLAAFVGFASSFAVLIQGFMVAGASRVEAASGLMAVCVLMGLGAVVVALRTRMPISVAWSTPGAVLLIASGPIEGGFPVAVGAFVVAGVLVVLAGLYRPLGRWVASIPAPLANAMLAGVLLNLCLAPVRAVGEAPVAALVIIAAWALVGRVRRLLAVPAAVVVAAIVIAATTEIDAGTLGSLWPQPALVLPEFRLAAAIGIGVPLFVVTMASQNIPGIAVLNLYGYRPDASALFRLTGFLSLVATPFGGHAINLAAITAAICAGDDAHPDPARRYWSAVVGGIVYVLLGLGAGAAAAFIGAAPPILIEAVAGLALLGPLGAALLGAVSAPTGREAALVTFLVAASGLTVLGIGGAFWGLIAGGAMLALARAGRSAGPH; encoded by the coding sequence ATGCTCCGCACCTTCTCCCTCCAGGCCGCGACCGCCGGCACGCTGGCGGCCTTCGTCGGCTTCGCAAGCTCGTTCGCGGTCCTGATCCAGGGCTTCATGGTGGCGGGTGCCTCGCGGGTCGAGGCGGCCTCGGGGCTGATGGCCGTCTGCGTGCTGATGGGGCTGGGGGCGGTCGTCGTGGCCCTGCGCACGCGGATGCCGATTTCAGTCGCATGGTCGACCCCAGGCGCGGTGCTGCTGATTGCATCCGGGCCTATCGAGGGCGGATTTCCCGTCGCCGTCGGCGCCTTCGTCGTGGCCGGCGTGCTGGTGGTGCTGGCCGGGCTCTACCGGCCGCTCGGGCGGTGGGTGGCCTCGATCCCGGCACCGCTCGCCAACGCCATGCTGGCCGGCGTGCTGCTGAACCTGTGCCTGGCGCCGGTGCGCGCGGTGGGCGAGGCGCCGGTGGCCGCCCTCGTCATCATCGCCGCCTGGGCGCTGGTCGGCCGGGTCCGGCGGTTGCTGGCGGTGCCGGCGGCCGTGGTCGTGGCCGCGATCGTGATTGCCGCCACCACCGAGATCGACGCCGGCACCCTCGGTTCCCTGTGGCCGCAGCCGGCCCTGGTGCTGCCGGAGTTCCGCCTGGCGGCTGCCATCGGCATCGGCGTGCCGCTGTTCGTCGTCACCATGGCGTCCCAGAACATCCCCGGCATCGCCGTCCTCAACCTCTACGGTTATCGCCCCGACGCCAGCGCCCTGTTTCGGCTGACTGGTTTCCTCAGCCTGGTGGCCACGCCGTTCGGCGGCCATGCCATCAACCTGGCGGCGATCACGGCCGCCATCTGCGCCGGCGACGACGCCCACCCTGACCCGGCGCGGCGCTACTGGTCGGCCGTGGTCGGCGGCATCGTCTATGTGCTGCTGGGGCTGGGCGCGGGGGCGGCCGCCGCCTTCATCGGCGCCGCTCCGCCGATCCTGATCGAGGCCGTCGCCGGCCTGGCGCTGCTGGGGCCGCTGGGGGCAGCACTGCTGGGTGCCGTCTCCGCCCCGACCGGCCGCGAGGCGGCGCTCGTGACCTTCCTGGTCGCGGCCTCCGGCCTCACGGTGCTGGGGATCGGCGGCGCCTTCTGGGGCCTGATCGCGGGCGGCGCCATGCTGGCGCTGGCGCGCGCCGGCCGGTCGGCCGGGCCGCACTGA